The following coding sequences lie in one Candidatus Eremiobacterota bacterium genomic window:
- a CDS encoding type 2 isopentenyl-diphosphate Delta-isomerase, whose protein sequence is MADRRNKDATPSRKAEHLRINIERDIAAKGIHAGFDAYRFGHRALPEIDFANVDCSTEIFGRHLAAPLLISCMTGGTPQAARINRRLARVAQQCGFAMGLGSGRALLESPDAIKTFEARAFAPDIALFANLGAVQLNKGYDVSDCRRLVEMLGADALVLHLNPLQEALQPEGDTLFAGLLERISQLCARADFPIVVKEVGWGIGAADVRALFDAGVAAVDIAGAGGTSWSEVERYRIQEPWRARVARTFAGWGIPTVEALVAARAIAPQAMLFASGGIRNGLDAAKAIALGADLVGIAGPFLRAAARGRKAAHDLALELAESLRIAMFCVGARRPLDLRGTLLS, encoded by the coding sequence TTGGCCGACCGGCGGAATAAGGACGCGACGCCGTCGCGCAAGGCGGAACATCTACGCATCAACATCGAGCGCGACATCGCGGCCAAAGGCATCCACGCGGGCTTTGATGCGTATCGGTTTGGTCATCGAGCGCTGCCGGAGATCGACTTCGCCAATGTCGATTGCTCTACTGAGATCTTCGGACGGCATCTCGCCGCACCATTGCTGATCTCATGCATGACTGGCGGGACGCCGCAGGCCGCCCGTATCAACCGCCGCCTCGCGCGCGTCGCTCAGCAATGCGGATTTGCCATGGGCTTGGGCTCTGGCCGTGCGTTGCTGGAGTCGCCCGACGCCATAAAGACCTTCGAAGCGCGCGCGTTCGCTCCCGACATCGCGCTCTTCGCTAATCTCGGGGCAGTGCAACTCAACAAGGGATACGACGTTTCGGACTGCCGGCGTTTGGTCGAAATGCTCGGCGCCGACGCGCTCGTCTTACATCTCAATCCGCTACAAGAAGCGCTTCAGCCCGAGGGAGACACGCTCTTTGCCGGCTTGCTCGAGCGAATTTCCCAGCTTTGCGCACGCGCCGACTTTCCCATCGTCGTCAAGGAGGTCGGTTGGGGAATCGGGGCCGCCGATGTACGGGCGCTCTTCGATGCCGGCGTGGCCGCCGTCGACATTGCCGGCGCGGGTGGAACGTCGTGGAGTGAGGTCGAGCGTTACCGCATCCAGGAGCCGTGGCGCGCGCGCGTTGCGCGCACGTTCGCGGGCTGGGGAATTCCAACGGTTGAGGCGCTGGTGGCAGCGCGTGCGATCGCGCCGCAAGCCATGCTCTTCGCCAGCGGTGGTATTCGCAATGGCCTCGACGCTGCCAAGGCGATCGCGCTCGGCGCCGATCTGGTTGGCATCGCTGGCCCGTTCCTTCGCGCCGCCGCTCGCGGGCGCAAGGCGGCACACGACTTGGCGCTCGAGCTCGCCGAGTCGCTCCGTATCGCAATGTTCTGCGTCGGCGCGCGGCGACCGCTCGATTTGCGCGGCACGCTGCTTTCGTGA
- a CDS encoding squalene/phytoene synthase family protein gives MNAGLDAADAYCAVLTRRHYENFSVASRFVDAEKRRDLMRIYAYCRTTDDLGDESGGAPNALERLERWRSEVAALFDGGLPIHPVLVALQPTLERCHMSARPFLDLIAANVQDQRVARYRDWEELIGYCRLSAAPVGRMVLAVFGVTGDRADRLSDDVCIGLQLANHAQDVSRDAEIGRRYLVDTDVDARGIEGAAQVMVERARTLLASGEELERLVPRALRLQLALYRMGGLAICDAIQAIGYKTERSRPSVSASTKVSLVVRAALQSFLRGRTA, from the coding sequence GTGAACGCCGGCCTCGACGCCGCCGATGCGTATTGCGCGGTCCTGACGCGCCGGCACTACGAGAACTTTAGCGTTGCATCGCGATTCGTTGACGCGGAAAAGCGCCGCGACTTGATGCGGATTTATGCTTATTGCCGAACGACCGACGATCTGGGCGACGAAAGCGGCGGCGCGCCGAACGCGCTGGAACGATTGGAGCGTTGGCGCAGCGAAGTGGCGGCGCTTTTTGACGGCGGCCTTCCGATCCATCCGGTGCTTGTCGCCTTACAACCGACGCTCGAGCGATGCCACATGAGCGCGCGCCCCTTTCTCGACTTGATCGCCGCGAACGTTCAAGACCAGCGCGTCGCGCGCTATCGTGATTGGGAGGAACTCATCGGTTACTGCCGTCTCTCAGCCGCGCCTGTTGGCAGAATGGTTCTGGCAGTATTTGGCGTCACCGGCGATCGAGCAGATCGGCTATCGGACGACGTCTGCATCGGTCTGCAACTCGCGAACCACGCGCAGGATGTCAGCCGCGACGCCGAAATCGGCCGTCGATATCTTGTGGATACCGACGTCGATGCCAGGGGAATCGAGGGAGCCGCGCAAGTCATGGTGGAGCGCGCTCGCACCCTGCTTGCGTCGGGAGAGGAACTGGAACGACTCGTTCCACGAGCGCTGCGACTGCAACTTGCGCTCTATCGGATGGGGGGTCTGGCGATTTGCGATGCGATCCAGGCCATCGGCTACAAGACCGAGCGTTCGCGGCCAAGCGTTTCTGCCTCGACAAAGGTATCTCTGGTGGTGCGTGCCGCATTACAGAGCTTTTTGCGAGGCCGAACTGCATAG